A genomic window from Phoenix dactylifera cultivar Barhee BC4 unplaced genomic scaffold, palm_55x_up_171113_PBpolish2nd_filt_p 000007F, whole genome shotgun sequence includes:
- the LOC103712279 gene encoding growth-regulating factor 6-like isoform X1 produces MDGLVGASSLCGGVFSSPQACSDHETNKKNGFFRSGLQKQGRPCGPEEHDWRYLKVARTEVPSLSPDGEQMLSFSSSKPDAFLFSSEPRFASTPSASSYVGNAGLISGSLVGSMHGVLAGARGPFTPSQWLELEQQALIYKYMNANAPIPASLLISIRRSLSSSRFTSFSAGSLGPNTFRWGSLHLGLSGNADAEPGRCRRTDGKKWRCSRDAVADQKYCERHMNRGRHRSRKPVEGQNGHAAKAMPVIAPTPTAPAVSCSGSSNSFTVAQQQINNGKPSITCSSSTQFDRVLANKELDNSHDLSMLNSVNSEPTETLLPIPEQHNPFEESPSRAKYVLVSSDSPFKPPSNSYLGNDNFVSSTEFNDLDPPTNPLRHFIDEWHRKCSNSSTITWPEREMTSDQTQLSISIPVASSDFSSSSSPTHDKYTPSPLKLSLDSGPDSTNLGVGNLPNYGNQRQASWVPSSWESSMGGPLGEVLNNTCITLMDHNKNCSSLNLMPNGDDFSPWLRSSPTGVLHKTNFGSLSSSTRSSPIAENHNHNVQDNISSLHENLLGTDLVDPSTITSS; encoded by the exons GTCTGGTCTccagaaacaggggaggccttGTGGACCTGAGGAGCATGATTGGAGATACCTCAAGGTAGCCAGGACTGAGGTCCCTTCCCTGTCCCCTGATGGAGAGCAAATGCTCAGCTTCTCCTCATCCAAGCCGGATGCTTTTTTATTCAGCAGCGAACCACGCTTTGCATCAACCCCTTCAGCATCCTCCTACGTCGGGAATGCAG GCTTGATTTCTGGAAGTTTAGTTGGGAGCATGCATGGGGTTTTGGCAGGGGCTAGGGGGCCCTTCACTCCCTCTCAGTGGCTGGAGCTGGAACAGCAGGCCTTGATCTACAAATATATGAATGCAAATGCTCCTATACCAGCCAGTCTTCTCATCTCCATCAGAAGAAGTCTTAGTTCATCTAGGTTCACTTCTTTCTCAGCTGGATCTCTTGGGCCGAATACAT TTAGATGGGGATCTCTCCATCTCGGTTTATCTGGGAATGCTGATGCAGAGCCTGGAAGATGCCGTAGGACCGATGGCAAGAAATGGCGGTGCTCAAGAGATGCAGTTGCTGATCAAAAGTACTGCGAGCGACACATGAATCGGGGCCGCCATCGTTCAAGAAAGCCTGTGGAAGGCCAAAATGGCCATGCCGCAAAGGCGATGCCCGTCATCGCCCCTACACCAACAGCTCCAGCTGTTTCTTGCAGTGGATCATCTAATAGCTTCACTGTGGCTCAGCAGCAGATAAATAATGGGAAGCCTAGCATCACTTGTTCTTCCTCCACACAGTTTGAcag GGTGCTAGCGAACAAAGAATTGGATAACTCACATGACCTCTCCATGCTAAATTCAGTAAACTCAGAGCCCACAGAGACCTTATTGCCCATTCCAGAACAACATAACCCTTTCGAGGAATCGCCTTCACGAGCAAAGTATGTACTCGTCTCGTCTGATTCACCATTTAAGCCCCCAAGTAACTCCTACTTAGGGAATGATAACTTTGTGTCTTCTACTGAATTCAATGATCTAGATCCCCCAACCAACCCCCTTAGACATTTCATTGATGAATGGCACAGAAAATGCTCCAACAGCTCAACCATCACCTGGCCTGAAAGAGAGATGACTTCCGACCAAACTCAGCTCTCCATTTCAATCCCTGTGGCTTCTTCAGACTTCtcatcatcttcatctccaACCCATGACAAGTATACTCCTTCACCACTCAAGTTGTCTCTGGATTCTGGTCCTGATAGTACGAATCTAGGTGTAGGGAACCTCCCAAATTATGGGAACCAACGGCAGGCAAGTTGGGTACCATCCTCTTGGGAGTCTTCCATGGGTGGGCCTCTGGGAGAGGTCTTAAACAACACATGCATCACTTTAATGGACCATAATAAGAACTGTTCATCTTTAAACCTCATGCCAAATGGTGACGACTTTAGCCCTTGGTTAAGGTCATCCCCAACTGGTGTCCTACATAAAACTAACTTCGGCTCGCTGTCTAGCAGCACTAGAAGTAGTCCAATTGCTGAGAATCATAATCATAATGTCCAGGACAACATCAGCAGCCTACATGAGAACCTCCTTGGCACAGACCTTGTAGATCCCTCAACCATCACCTCATCATAA
- the LOC103712279 gene encoding growth-regulating factor 6-like isoform X2, which translates to MDGLVGASSLCGGVFSSPQACSDHETNKKNGFFRSGLQKQGRPCGPEEHDWRYLKVARTEVPSLSPDGEQMLSFSSSKPDAFLFSSEPRFASTPSASSYVGNAGLISGSLVGSMHGVLAGARGPFTPSQWLELEQQALIYKYMNANAPIPASLLISIRRSLSSSRFTSFSAGSLGPNTFRWGSLHLGLSGNADAEPGRCRRTDGKKWRCSRDAVADQKYCERHMNRGRHRSRKPVEGQNGHAAKAMPVIAPTPTAPAVSCSGSSNSFTVAQQQINNGKPSITCSSSTQFDRVLANKELDNSHDLSMLNSVNSEPTETLLPIPEQHNPFEESPSRAKKCSNSSTITWPEREMTSDQTQLSISIPVASSDFSSSSSPTHDKYTPSPLKLSLDSGPDSTNLGVGNLPNYGNQRQASWVPSSWESSMGGPLGEVLNNTCITLMDHNKNCSSLNLMPNGDDFSPWLRSSPTGVLHKTNFGSLSSSTRSSPIAENHNHNVQDNISSLHENLLGTDLVDPSTITSS; encoded by the exons GTCTGGTCTccagaaacaggggaggccttGTGGACCTGAGGAGCATGATTGGAGATACCTCAAGGTAGCCAGGACTGAGGTCCCTTCCCTGTCCCCTGATGGAGAGCAAATGCTCAGCTTCTCCTCATCCAAGCCGGATGCTTTTTTATTCAGCAGCGAACCACGCTTTGCATCAACCCCTTCAGCATCCTCCTACGTCGGGAATGCAG GCTTGATTTCTGGAAGTTTAGTTGGGAGCATGCATGGGGTTTTGGCAGGGGCTAGGGGGCCCTTCACTCCCTCTCAGTGGCTGGAGCTGGAACAGCAGGCCTTGATCTACAAATATATGAATGCAAATGCTCCTATACCAGCCAGTCTTCTCATCTCCATCAGAAGAAGTCTTAGTTCATCTAGGTTCACTTCTTTCTCAGCTGGATCTCTTGGGCCGAATACAT TTAGATGGGGATCTCTCCATCTCGGTTTATCTGGGAATGCTGATGCAGAGCCTGGAAGATGCCGTAGGACCGATGGCAAGAAATGGCGGTGCTCAAGAGATGCAGTTGCTGATCAAAAGTACTGCGAGCGACACATGAATCGGGGCCGCCATCGTTCAAGAAAGCCTGTGGAAGGCCAAAATGGCCATGCCGCAAAGGCGATGCCCGTCATCGCCCCTACACCAACAGCTCCAGCTGTTTCTTGCAGTGGATCATCTAATAGCTTCACTGTGGCTCAGCAGCAGATAAATAATGGGAAGCCTAGCATCACTTGTTCTTCCTCCACACAGTTTGAcag GGTGCTAGCGAACAAAGAATTGGATAACTCACATGACCTCTCCATGCTAAATTCAGTAAACTCAGAGCCCACAGAGACCTTATTGCCCATTCCAGAACAACATAACCCTTTCGAGGAATCGCCTTCACGAGCAAA AAAATGCTCCAACAGCTCAACCATCACCTGGCCTGAAAGAGAGATGACTTCCGACCAAACTCAGCTCTCCATTTCAATCCCTGTGGCTTCTTCAGACTTCtcatcatcttcatctccaACCCATGACAAGTATACTCCTTCACCACTCAAGTTGTCTCTGGATTCTGGTCCTGATAGTACGAATCTAGGTGTAGGGAACCTCCCAAATTATGGGAACCAACGGCAGGCAAGTTGGGTACCATCCTCTTGGGAGTCTTCCATGGGTGGGCCTCTGGGAGAGGTCTTAAACAACACATGCATCACTTTAATGGACCATAATAAGAACTGTTCATCTTTAAACCTCATGCCAAATGGTGACGACTTTAGCCCTTGGTTAAGGTCATCCCCAACTGGTGTCCTACATAAAACTAACTTCGGCTCGCTGTCTAGCAGCACTAGAAGTAGTCCAATTGCTGAGAATCATAATCATAATGTCCAGGACAACATCAGCAGCCTACATGAGAACCTCCTTGGCACAGACCTTGTAGATCCCTCAACCATCACCTCATCATAA
- the LOC103712279 gene encoding growth-regulating factor 6-like isoform X3, with amino-acid sequence MDGLVGASSLCGGVFSSPQACSDHETNKKNGFFRSGLQKQGRPCGPEEHDWRYLKVARTEVPSLSPDGEQMLSFSSSKPDAFLFSSEPRFASTPSASSYVGNAVRWGSLHLGLSGNADAEPGRCRRTDGKKWRCSRDAVADQKYCERHMNRGRHRSRKPVEGQNGHAAKAMPVIAPTPTAPAVSCSGSSNSFTVAQQQINNGKPSITCSSSTQFDRVLANKELDNSHDLSMLNSVNSEPTETLLPIPEQHNPFEESPSRAKYVLVSSDSPFKPPSNSYLGNDNFVSSTEFNDLDPPTNPLRHFIDEWHRKCSNSSTITWPEREMTSDQTQLSISIPVASSDFSSSSSPTHDKYTPSPLKLSLDSGPDSTNLGVGNLPNYGNQRQASWVPSSWESSMGGPLGEVLNNTCITLMDHNKNCSSLNLMPNGDDFSPWLRSSPTGVLHKTNFGSLSSSTRSSPIAENHNHNVQDNISSLHENLLGTDLVDPSTITSS; translated from the exons GTCTGGTCTccagaaacaggggaggccttGTGGACCTGAGGAGCATGATTGGAGATACCTCAAGGTAGCCAGGACTGAGGTCCCTTCCCTGTCCCCTGATGGAGAGCAAATGCTCAGCTTCTCCTCATCCAAGCCGGATGCTTTTTTATTCAGCAGCGAACCACGCTTTGCATCAACCCCTTCAGCATCCTCCTACGTCGGGAATGCAG TTAGATGGGGATCTCTCCATCTCGGTTTATCTGGGAATGCTGATGCAGAGCCTGGAAGATGCCGTAGGACCGATGGCAAGAAATGGCGGTGCTCAAGAGATGCAGTTGCTGATCAAAAGTACTGCGAGCGACACATGAATCGGGGCCGCCATCGTTCAAGAAAGCCTGTGGAAGGCCAAAATGGCCATGCCGCAAAGGCGATGCCCGTCATCGCCCCTACACCAACAGCTCCAGCTGTTTCTTGCAGTGGATCATCTAATAGCTTCACTGTGGCTCAGCAGCAGATAAATAATGGGAAGCCTAGCATCACTTGTTCTTCCTCCACACAGTTTGAcag GGTGCTAGCGAACAAAGAATTGGATAACTCACATGACCTCTCCATGCTAAATTCAGTAAACTCAGAGCCCACAGAGACCTTATTGCCCATTCCAGAACAACATAACCCTTTCGAGGAATCGCCTTCACGAGCAAAGTATGTACTCGTCTCGTCTGATTCACCATTTAAGCCCCCAAGTAACTCCTACTTAGGGAATGATAACTTTGTGTCTTCTACTGAATTCAATGATCTAGATCCCCCAACCAACCCCCTTAGACATTTCATTGATGAATGGCACAGAAAATGCTCCAACAGCTCAACCATCACCTGGCCTGAAAGAGAGATGACTTCCGACCAAACTCAGCTCTCCATTTCAATCCCTGTGGCTTCTTCAGACTTCtcatcatcttcatctccaACCCATGACAAGTATACTCCTTCACCACTCAAGTTGTCTCTGGATTCTGGTCCTGATAGTACGAATCTAGGTGTAGGGAACCTCCCAAATTATGGGAACCAACGGCAGGCAAGTTGGGTACCATCCTCTTGGGAGTCTTCCATGGGTGGGCCTCTGGGAGAGGTCTTAAACAACACATGCATCACTTTAATGGACCATAATAAGAACTGTTCATCTTTAAACCTCATGCCAAATGGTGACGACTTTAGCCCTTGGTTAAGGTCATCCCCAACTGGTGTCCTACATAAAACTAACTTCGGCTCGCTGTCTAGCAGCACTAGAAGTAGTCCAATTGCTGAGAATCATAATCATAATGTCCAGGACAACATCAGCAGCCTACATGAGAACCTCCTTGGCACAGACCTTGTAGATCCCTCAACCATCACCTCATCATAA